The Lytechinus pictus isolate F3 Inbred chromosome 15, Lp3.0, whole genome shotgun sequence genome contains a region encoding:
- the LOC129278022 gene encoding WD repeat-containing protein 47-like, whose translation MPSPVNVAVKETEVVKLVLDFLHTRELYLSMRSLERESGIVNGLFSDDALFLRQLILDGQWDDVLEFIQPLQSIESFDSKAFQYLILKHKFLEMLCMKSEDFQHLQVEFSSEEVVSCLSELEPYCPSKEEYSAYCLLLTLPRLTDHHMYKDWSPSSARVQCFQSVYPLVSRFLPVDKALAENESTASKDRLVQLILKGLLFENCVEYCQQKAINRDAKTSQIVLRSMMTGTPADDADLSLLSWLQSLPFDTFATPFEQRSLQISVNKIIKPSTSFSEQIMTPMTPTPGSKTRMYPSPSPSTPTLYRGRPFSSSSRALSQSLTPNLESLLNQAKKKEDNGTGDPGMLSRSLINMQLSGSSSTMRESLPTLTEGVEKPSGAPFSISNPSVSPSIPARFNPGANAKVSSFRNLLKSF comes from the exons ATGCCTTCACCGGTGAATGTAGCAGTGAAAGAAACAGAGGTAGTCAAGCTGGTTCTTGACTTCCTCCACACGAGGGAGCTCTATCTGTCGATGCGATCTCTAGAGCGTGAGAGCGGAATCGTCAATGGGCTCTTTTCAGATGATGCCCTTTTCTTGAGACAGTTGATCCTGGATGGGCAGTGGGATGATGTTCTTGAATTCATCCAACCGTTACAGAGCATTGAGAGCTTTGACTCAAAGGCATTCCAATATCTTATCCTCAAGCACAAGTTCCTTGAGATGCTGTGCATGAAAAGTGAAGATTTCCAGCACCTTCAAGTGGAGTTCTCTAGTGAGGAGGTTGTAAGTTGTCTAAGTGAGCTTGAACCATACTGCCCGAGTAAAGAGGAGTATAGCGCTTACTGCCTATTGTTGACACTCCCTCGGCTGACAGATCATCATATGTACAAGGACTGGAGTCCCAGCAGTGCAAGGGTCCAGTGCTTCCAGTCTGTCTACCCTCTTGTAAGTAGATTCCTCCCAGTGGACAAGGCTTTAGCAGAAAATGAAAGCACTGCCAGCAAAGACAGGCTAGTGCAGCTTATACTCAAAGGACTGTTGTTTGAAAACTGTGTTGAATATTGCCAACAAAAAGCCATCAACCGCGATGCGAAGACTAGCCAGATTGTCCTACGCAGCATGATGACAGGGACGCCGGCTGATGATGCCGACCTGAGCTTGTTATCGTGGTTGCAGAGTCTCCCTTTCGACACCTTTGCCACACCCTTCGAGCAGCGATCTTTACAAATATCAGTCAATAAGATCATCAAGCCAAGCACATCCTTTTCTGAGCAAATCATGACTCCAATGACACCGACTCCTGGAAGCAAGACAAGAATGTACCCTTCTCCATCGCCATCAACGCCCACTTTGTACAGAGGCAGGCCATTTTCCTCAAGCTCCAGAGCCCTCTCGCAATCGCTCACACCAAACCTAGAGAGCTTACTTAACCAAGCTAAGAAAAAAGAGGATAATGGAACAGGTGATCCAGGAATGCTCTCAAGATCTTTGATCAACATGCAGCTGTCAG gaAGCAGCAGCACCATGCGTGAATCCTTACCCACCCTTACAGAAGGCGTGGAGAAACCATCGGGAGCTCCGTTTTCCATCAGCAATCCTTCAGTCAGTCCAAGTATACCAGCCAGATTTAATCCAGGAGCTAATGCAAAGGTAAGTTCTTTCCGTAAtctattaaaaagtttttaa
- the LOC129278045 gene encoding actin-related protein 5-like, with translation MTNESVSGDAAGSIFSFKDDYLKLKADPVHFYADHENDTLPIVIDNGSCFSRVGWASEATPRLAFRNIIARQRGKKDSEAQIGNDITNVETVRWLLKTQFDRDVVTHYDAQEQILDHAFHRLGVDSEGAVKQPVVMTETPCNPNLCRQTMSELLFECYGIPSLAYGIDSLFSLYYNCPESVNRCSLVLSSGFQSSYILPVINGQLDSAHCRRLNIGGTHLTGYLLRLLQLKYPAHQSSINLSRAEELLMDHVYAAVDCWSEFEDWSCPEYFQKHVHKIQLPYTPLPGWSVGNKQERRQQCIKQLQELNQKWKEEKLSAAEDKLRTLISVQDTQEDSNETQKKSLKALGLNTLEDLSGYIGMLNASIQRSKVSLGGRDCSMDQPKTVQVWPKLDLLGSNPDALTPAEQNQRRRQELVEEFHQNSLRARWIQREIDGLLQETARKLEGGAKDDVLKKCMEQLKEQKEELNACHTQWQNIKEKLLVLKDIKDTDSMETDQEGDSVEQASDDQGSEWAYIQAMEDDAEGFSFQAEQEILSELDKIISVFDQDMDKENRSPVTQRMTFDLAEYYQLVLGVERIRVAETLFQPSIMGLDQGGLAETMEYVLRQYQPEMQDKIVQNVYLTGGNLSYPNMVERIEHELRAMRPFQSLFKVRRAGNPSLDAWRGAAKWALDTTNQSAFITRSEYEEKGGDYLKEHHASNRFFAFPAVRR, from the exons atgaccAATGAATCTGTGTCTG gTGATGCAGCAGGAAGTATCTTTTCATTCAAAGATGACTACTTGAAACTGAAAGCTGACCCAGTACATTTCTACGCAGATCATGAAAATGACACTCTACCAATTGTTATTGACAATG GATCTTGCTTTAGTAGAGTTGGCTGGGCTTCTGAAGCTACCCCAAGACTCGCCTTCCGCAACATCATCGCCAGACAGAGGGGGAAGAAAGACTCCGAGGCTCAAATCGGTAACGACATCACAAACGTTGAGACTGTACGATGGCTGCTGAAGACGCAGTTCGATCGAGACGTTGTGACGCATTATGATGCCCAGGAGCAGATTCTTGATCATGCATTCCATCGATTAGGTGTTGACTCGGAAGGTGCTGTAAAACAACCTGTGGTCATGACAGAAACGCCTTGCAATCCTAACTTGTGTAGACAGA CAATGTCTGAACTTCTTTTTGAGTGCTATGGTATACCCAGTCTTGCCTATGGCATTGACAGTCTCTTCAGTCTGTACTACAATTGTCCTGAATCTG TGAATAGGTGTAGCTTAGTTTTATCCTCAGGATTTCAGTCAAGTTATATTCTACCAGTAATCAATGGTCAGCTAGACTCTGCCCACTGCCGTAGACTGAATATAGGTGGTACACACTTGACCGGTTACCTACTGAGATTACTACAGCTCAAGTATCCTGCTCATCAGTCAAGCATTAATCTTAGCCGAGCAGAG GAACTATTGATGGATCATGTTTATGCTGCAGTGGATTGTTGGTCTGAGTTTGAGGATTGGTCTTGCCCAGAATACTTCCAGAAACATGTTCACAAGATTCAACTGCCATATACTCCA CTACCAGGATGGTCTGTAGGTAACAAGCAAGAGAGAAGACAACAGTGTATCAAACAGCTTCAGGAGCTGAATCAAAAATGGAAAGAAGAGAAG TTATCAGCTGCGGAAGACAAGTTACGTACTCTCATCTCGGTCCAAGATACACAAGAAGATAGTAATGAAACACAAAAG AAATCGTTGAAAGCTCTTGGTTTGAACACGCTTGAAGACCTGTCAGGTTACATTGGCATGTTGAATGCATCcattcaaaggtcaaaggtcagccTAGGAGGTCGTGATTGCTCCATGGATCAG CCGAAGACGGTCCAGGTCTGGCCCAAGCTGGACCTCCTAGGCTCCAACCCTGATGCCCTGACTCCGGCGGAACAGAACCAGAGGCGGCGCCAGGAGCTGGTTGAGGAGTTCCATCAGAACAGTTTGAGGGCTCGCTGGATCCAGAGGGAGATCGATGGCCTCCTGCAAGAGACTGCCAGGAAACTGGAAGGTGGAGCCAAGGATGATGTCCTCAAGAAGTGCATGGAGCAACTCAAAGAACAGAAAGAG GAATTGAATGCATGCCACACGCAATGGCAGAATATCAAAGAGAAGCTACTCGTGTTGAAAGATATTAAGGACACAGACTCCATGGAAACTGATCAAGAAG GTGATAGTGTAGAGCAAGCCAGCGATGACCAAGGTTCAGAATGGGCTTATATTCAAGCTATG gaGGATGATGCGGAAGGTTTCAGTTTTCAGGCGGAGCAAGAGATTCTCTCAGAATTGGACAAAATTATCTCAGTTTTTGACCAAGATATGGATAA AGAAAACAGATCCCCTGTGACCCAgcgaatgacctttgaccttgcagAGTACTACCAGTTGGTGCTTGGAGTGGAGAGGATACGTGTCGCAGAGACACTGTTTCAGCCGAGCATCATGGGACTAGACCAAGGCGGACTAGCAGAGACGATGGAGTATGTGCTAAGGCAGTATCAGCCCGAGAtgcaagataaaattgttcaG AATGTATATTTGACTGGAGGCAACCTAAGCTATCCCAACATGGTGGAGAGGATAGAGCACGAGCTGAGAGCCATGAGACCATTCCAATCTTTATTCAAAGTCAGACGAGCAG